In Electrophorus electricus isolate fEleEle1 chromosome 18, fEleEle1.pri, whole genome shotgun sequence, one genomic interval encodes:
- the unm_hu7912 gene encoding apical junction component 1 homolog produces the protein MTRTDPPDIIASTLYQDITIGPNCGPTKYSVSTKKCDTQMVGTLNQNFEITNKRHCRSFDFIELLDDPNTFSSSMDYPYPTDHQAMNKDVMWNGTGQQGHLRFSSPDLFNTRLSQQMTNTDKTSESVRTIVQGKTRTKSVPKVRATLTPVPITVSQPSAKRGISPVDHQKRPDMLPQTRETSFNTNRALVNEVHPIKLQPHTPLYVSNCFEGNSQDKVANTPHVRCRVDIKPDASVLQHTRRKMRTTSGDAPWPHYSTSGFRSLSVPRQIPTSRTPTPSECFGTNYRQAYQFPNYIPSSYYHPSDNSSGRTSLRDAREYRTLSNPNIPTKFFFTEDPCRYPGQPARAYYQDDQYSINSSNGQNPSLSGQYVYDPRSRWVHTMPVRTYYTDPRQESLEAYYNRPYPLSEPEPYFMPSQARTYCREGARSYAFPSDHSKMFYTQACHSPAEHHIPMRAYNTEGRKPPHISQVFSDDWHRSSIATYSSQYPSSQTTPQRVPTLTPWYSNEFNEPSLLGRDVRNYSKSWDNILIPQMEKEHAISRGRSYENLYHQQREVLPDNRQKPVIINLSSSPRRYAALSLSENSLEKYASEGKMGMGQNWFVTPEITITDNDIRAGNSRNKDSGSVSWDLEKGRRVQNENAHNLARPSDPLERKHNNSTLKQSLEQLDELLADLVIDYIPQNSRQSNKELIDQLKQLINDDDVKGEQILDQEDSGRLTTQTDSSKTSPDTFKDPDSGCEGFPRSAEDISLNHTRNDDDAMVCSNSKCQHKENLFNASLYFKSCHSCHTYYCSRNCRWEDWDTHKKTCMYSRISSVCRHILKHCRENSEVHKAFSRIAKVGYLSRGRGVLFIGFPNPGSADNFLQVGLESLLMSPVYLSLRELDSFKDNLGEYCKELQDAGKQYDPNECFLLNVSIAIGELMFKRPSPRLQAPTVRKYAKVSLASSSPDKKVLKKESDMETLILTPPPGTSDIDKEGQEGRKAREVCFINIQKELRTRGVFLRHEFPQIYNQLCEFVESNKRFTPTTIYPIDKRTGKQFMCMIMAASEPRTLDWIGAPHLLDDII, from the coding sequence ATGACACGGACTGATCCTCCTGACATAATTGCATCAACCCTCTATCAAGACATCACAATTGGCCCAAACTGTGGCCCAACAAAGTATTCTGTGTCCACTAAAAAATGTGATACCCAAATGGTTGGAACACTGAATCAAAActttgaaatcaccaacaaaaGACACTGTCGTAGCTTTGACTTCATTGAGTTACTAGACGACCCAAATACCTTTTCTTCATCCATGGATTATCCTTACCCAACTGATCACCAGGCAATGAACAAAGATGTCATGTGGAATGGCACTGGACAGCAGGGGCATCTTCGTTTTTCTTCCCCTGATCTATTCAATACAAGACTATCACAACAAATGaccaacacagacaaaaccagtGAGTCGGTAAGGACTATTGTTCAAGGCAAAACCCGTACAAAAAGTGTCCCCAAAGTTAGAGCCACCCTTACCCCTGTACCCATTACAGTCTCACAACCCTCAGCAAAGAGAGGGATATCACCCGTGGATCACCAGAAAAGACCTGATATGTTACCCCAAACCAGAGAGACATCTTTTAATACAAATCGGGCTTTGGTTAATGAGGTGCACCCTATCAAGCTGCAACCTCATACACCACTGTATGTCTCAAATTGTTTTGAGGGAAACAGTCAGGACAAAGTAGCCAACACTCCCCATGTTAGGTGTCGAGTGGATATAAAGCCAGATGCTTCTGTTCTCCAACACACTAGAAGGAAGATGCGGACCACCAGTGGTGATGCTCCCTGGCCGCACTACTCCACCTCAGGCTTCAGGAGCTTGTCTGTGCCACGTCAAATACCCACGTCAAGGACACCCACTCCCAGTGAATGTTTTGGCACAAACTATAGGCAAGCATACCAGTTTCCAAACTATATACCCAGCAGTTACTATCATCCTTCAGATAACTCTTCAGGTAGGACTTCACTCAGAGATGCAAGGGAGTACAGAACTCTTTCAAATCCAAACATTCCAACCAAATTTTTCTTTACAGAAGATCCCTGCAGATATCCAGGCCAACCAGCTAGAGCATACTATCAAGATGACCAGTACAGTATTAACAGCAGTAATGGCCAAAACCCTTCCCTTAGTGGTCAGTATGTGTATGATCCAAGATCTCGCTGGGTCCATACAATGCCTGTGCGCACATACTATACTGACCCTCGCCAGGAATCCTTAGAGGCATACTACAATAGACCATATCCACTAAGTGAGCCAGAACCATACTTCATGCCTTCACAAGCACGGACATACTGTCGAGAAGGTGCAAGATCATATGCCTTCCCATCAGACCATTCAAAAATGTTCTATACACAGGCTTGTCATTCCCCCGCAGAACACCACATTCCAATGAGAGCATACAACACAGAGGGACGAAAGCCACCACATATATCTCAAGTTTTTTCAGATGACTGGCACCGATCAAGCATAGCCACATACTCCAGCCAGTACCCATCCTCACAGACAACTCCTCAGAGAGTCCCAACACTGACCCCTTGGTATTCTAATGAATTCAATGAACCTTCTCTATTAGGAAGGGATGTCAGAAACTACTCAAAGTCCTGGGACAACATTCTTATCCCACAAATGGAGAAGGAACATGCTATTTCACGAGGAAGGAGTTATGAGAACCTTTATCATCAGCAGCGAGAGGTTTTGCCTGATAATAGACAAAAACCAGTAATTATTAACCTCTCAAGTTCACCAAGACGTTATGCTGCCTTATCTTTATCTGAAAATTCTCTGGAGAAGTATGCCAGTGAGGGAAAAATGGGTATGGGACAAAACTGGTTTGTAACCCCAGAAATCACCATAACAGATAATGACATCCGTGCAGGTAACAGCAGAAATAAAGATTCAGGCTCAGTCAGTTGGGATTTGGAAAAGGGTAGGCGGGTTCAAAATGAGAATGCTCATAATCTAGCGAGACCCTCTGATCCACTAGAGAGGAAACATAATAATTCTACCTTGAAACAGAGCCTTGAGCAACTGGATGAACTGTTAGCAGACTTGGTCATTGATTACATACCTCAAAACAGCAGGCAGTCCAATAAGGAATTGATAGACCAGCTCAAACAGTTGattaatgatgatgatgtaaaGGGAGAGCAGATATTGGATCAAGAGGATTCTGGACGTTTAACCACTCAGACAGATTCCTCAAAGACAAGCCCAGATACATTTAAAGATCCAGATAGTGGTTGTGAGGGATTTCCAAGGAGTGCTGAGGACATATCTTTGAACCACACTCgaaatgatgatgatgctaTGGTGTGCTCCAACAGCAAATGCCAGCATAAGGAAAATCTGTTTAATGCCAGTTTGTACTTCAAGTCCTGCCATAGTTGTCACACTTACTATTGCTCCAGAAACTGCAGATGGGAGGACTGGGACACCCACAAAAAGACCTGCATGTATAGTCGGATCAGTAGTGTTTGCAGGCATATCCTAAAACACTGCCGAGAGAACTCAGAAGTTCATAAAGCTTTCTCACGCATTGCTAAAGTGGGATACCTGTCTCGAGGTAGAGGGGTCCTTTTCATAGGATTCCCAAACCCTGGTTCTGCAGATAACTTTCTCCAAGTTGGGCTTGAGAGCCTTCTGATGTCCCCAGTATATCTGTCACTCAGAGAGTTGGACAGCTTCAAAGATAACCTTGGAGAATACTGTAAGGAACTCCAGGATGCAGGCAAGCAATATGATCCCAATGAATGTTTCCTTTTGAATGTTTCCATAGCAATTGGTGAACTAATGTTCAAGAGACCTTCACCTAGATTACAAGCACCAACAGTACGCAAATATGCCAAGGTATCATTAGCCTCCTCAAGCCCAGATAAAAAAGttctgaaaaaagaaagtgacatGGAGACACTAATTCTTACACCTCCCCCTGGAACATCTGATATTGATAAAGAAGGACAAGAGGGTAGGAAAGCACGAGAGGTCTGTTTTATTAACATCCAAAAAGAATTGAGAACAAGAGGGGTTTTCCTTCGCCATGAGTTTCCACAAATATATAACCAGCTTTGTGAGTTTGTAGAGAGCAATAAGAGGTTCACACCCACAACAATTTATCCCATAGACAAGAGAACAGGGAAGCAGTTCATGTGTATGATTATGGCAGCTTCTGAGCCAAGGACACTAGACTGGATTGGTGCACCACACCTGCTTGATGACATTATATAG